A genomic region of Melanotaenia boesemani isolate fMelBoe1 chromosome 21, fMelBoe1.pri, whole genome shotgun sequence contains the following coding sequences:
- the pdpk1b gene encoding 3-phosphoinositide-dependent protein kinase 1: MARATSQLYDVVPIQPNVVICSCSHPSMVRNHPDSCSPLAIPGASSSHSPSMDSSASEACAVGASASSQGSDIRTQPAVQAPPPRKKKPEDFKFGKILGEGSFSTVVLAREQATGKEYAIKILEKRHIMKENKAQYVKRERDLMSSLDHPFFVKLYFTFQDDEKLYFGLSYAKNGELLKYIRKIGSFDENCTRFYSAEIVSALEYLHSKGIIHRDLKPENILLSEEMHIQITDFGTAKQLSSDSRQARANSFVGTAQYVSPELLTEKSACKSSDLWALGCIIYQLVAGLPPFRAGNEYLIFQKIIKLEYEFPEKFFPKAKDLVEQLLSLDPSTRIGCEEMGGYNPLKQHPFFDTISWSDLHLQTPPKLTPYLPAMSEDDEDCYGNYDDLLSQFSNMQVAQSSSSHSLSPHDSAPPQRSSSNIEQYIHDLDSNSFELELLFTEEEKQLLLDKQTTGNPWHQFVENNLILKMGLVDKRKGLFARRRQLLLTEGPHLYYVDPVNRVLKGEIPWSLELRPEAKNFKTFFVHTPNRTYYLMDPSGNADRWCKKIQEVWRKIYQRHQNPGL; the protein is encoded by the exons TATGATGTTGTGCCCATTCAGCCCAACGTTGTCATTTGTTCCTGCTCACATCCATCGATGGTAAGAAATCACCCTGACTCCTGCTCGCCACTTGCTATCCCAGGCGCAAGCAGCAGTCACAGCCCCAGCATGGACAGCTCAGCCTCAGAGGCATGTGCTGTAGGAGCGTCTGCTAGCAGCCAGGGCTCAGACATCCGCACACAGCCAGCCGTCCAAGCCCCTCCACCACGGAAGAAGAAGCCTGAAGACTTCAAGTTTGGCAAGATACTAGGAGAGGGCTCCTTCTCGACG GTTGTCCTGGCAAGAGAGCAGGCCACTGGGAAAGAATATGCAA TTAAGATTTTAGAGAAGCGCCACATTATGAAGGAGAACAAAGCCCAGTACGTGAAAAGAGAAAGGGATTTGATGTCAAGTCTAGATCACCCATTCTTTGTCAAGCTCTACTTCACATTTCAAGATGATGAGAAGTTGT ATTTTGGTCTCAGCTATGCTAAGAATGGCGAGCTGCTGAAATACATTCGCAAAATTGGTTCATTTGATGAGAACTGTACTAGGTTCTACTCGGCTGAAATAGTTTCTGCTCTAGAATACTTGCACAGTAAGGGGATAATACACAG AGACCTGAAACCAGAAAATATTCTCTTGAGTGAAGAGATGCACATCCAAATAACAGATTTTGGAACAGCAAAACAGTTATCCTCAGACAGTAGACAAG CCAGAGCAAACTCCTTTGTTGGAACAGCACAGTATGTGTCTCCAGAGCTGCTAACAGAGAAATCAGCCTGCAAGag ctctGACTTGTGGGCTTTGGGATGTATTATCTATCAGCTGGTGGCTGGTTTACCACCATTCAGAGCTGG AAATGAGTATCTAATATTCCAGAAGATAATAAAACTGGAGTATGAATTTCCAGAGAAATTCTTCCCCAAAGCCAAGGATCTTGTTGAACAGCTTTTG tcatTGGACCCTTCCACGCGGATTGGATGTGAAGAGATGGGAGGGTACAACCCACTGAAGCAGCACCCCTTCTTCGACACCATTTCCTGGAGTGACCTACATTTACAAACGCCCCCTAAGCTCACACCCTACCTGCCAGCTATGTCTGAAGATGATGAGGACTGCTATggaaat TACGATGACCTCCTGAGCCAGTTCAGCAACATGCAGGTAGCCCAGTCCAGCTCATCACACTCCCTGTCACCGCATGATTCTGCACCCCCACAGAGGTCCAGCAGCAACATTGAGCAGTACATCCACGATCTGGACAGCAACTCTTTTGAGCTGGAGCTGCTGttcactgaagaagaaaaacagttatTGCTGGACAAACAGACCACTGGAAACCCCTG GCATCAGTTTGTGGAAAATAACCTGATCCTGAAAATGGGCCTGGTGGATAAACGCAAG GGTTTGTTTGCTCGTCGGAGACAGCTGCTTCTTACTGAAGGACCACACCTGTACTATGTGGATCCTGTCAACAGGGTCCTGAAAGGGGAGATTCCTTGGTCCTTGGAATTGCGCCCTGAGGCCAAGAACTTTAAAACCTTCTTTGTTCACACg CCTAACCGGACATACTATTTGATGGACCCCAGTGGAAATGCAGACAGATGGTGCAAGAAGATTCAGGAAGTGTGGAGAAAAATCTATCAAAGGCACCAAAACCCTGGCCTATAG
- the kctd5b gene encoding BTB/POZ domain-containing protein KCTD5 isoform X2, with protein sequence MAENNSETSGSVHRRCLAHSSGERSVSAGVGASKWIRLNVGGTYFLTTRQTLCRDPKSFLYRLSQADPELDSDKDETGAYLIDRDPTYFGPVLNYLRHGKLVLNRDLAEEGVLEEAEFYNITSLIKLIKDKIRERDCKTSQVPVKHVYRVLQCQEEELTQMVSTMSDGWKFEQLVSIGSSYNYGNEDQAEFLCVVSKELHNQSYGTNSEPSEKAKILQERGSRM encoded by the exons ATGGCAGAGAACAACTCCGAGACAAGCGGCTCCGTTCACCGGAGATGTTTGGCCCATTCTTCTGGGGAGAGAAGCGTTTCGGCAGGTGTCGGGGCATCCAAATGGATACGACTAAATGTCGGGGGGACGTACTTTCTAACAACAAGACAGACGCTGTGTCGAGATCCAAAATCATTTCTATACAGACTGAGCCAAGCTGACCCCGAGCTCGACTCTGACAAG GATGAAACTGGTGCCTATCTCATAGACAGAGACCCCACGTACTTTGGGCCAGTGCTGAACTACTTGAGGCATGGTAAACTGGTGCTCAACAGGGACTTGGCAGAGGAAG GTGTGTTAGAAGAAGCTGAATTCTATAACATCACATCATTAATAAAACTCATCAAGGACAAGATCAGGGAACGCGACTGCAAAACATCACAG GTTCCAGTGAAGCATGTGTATCGTGTGCTGCAGTGCCAGGAGGAGGAGCTGACACAAATGGTGTCTACCATGTCTGACGGATGGAAGTTTGAACAG CTGGTCAGCATTGGCTCTTCTTACAACTACGGAAATGAAGACCAAGCAGAGTTCCTGTGTGTGGTCTCCAAGGAGCTGCACAATCAATCATATGGGACCAACAGTGAGCCCAGTGAGAAGGCGAag ATTCTTCAGGAACGGGGCTCCCGGATGTGA
- the kctd5b gene encoding BTB/POZ domain-containing protein KCTD5 isoform X1 has product MAENNSETSGSVHRRCLAHSSGERSVSAGVGASKWIRLNVGGTYFLTTRQTLCRDPKSFLYRLSQADPELDSDKDETGAYLIDRDPTYFGPVLNYLRHGKLVLNRDLAEEGVLEEAEFYNITSLIKLIKDKIRERDCKTSQVPVKHVYRVLQCQEEELTQMVSTMSDGWKFEQLVSIGYGRAHQSEFLLIVSREVKGEESALPNSGELVSIGSSYNYGNEDQAEFLCVVSKELHNQSYGTNSEPSEKAKILQERGSRM; this is encoded by the exons ATGGCAGAGAACAACTCCGAGACAAGCGGCTCCGTTCACCGGAGATGTTTGGCCCATTCTTCTGGGGAGAGAAGCGTTTCGGCAGGTGTCGGGGCATCCAAATGGATACGACTAAATGTCGGGGGGACGTACTTTCTAACAACAAGACAGACGCTGTGTCGAGATCCAAAATCATTTCTATACAGACTGAGCCAAGCTGACCCCGAGCTCGACTCTGACAAG GATGAAACTGGTGCCTATCTCATAGACAGAGACCCCACGTACTTTGGGCCAGTGCTGAACTACTTGAGGCATGGTAAACTGGTGCTCAACAGGGACTTGGCAGAGGAAG GTGTGTTAGAAGAAGCTGAATTCTATAACATCACATCATTAATAAAACTCATCAAGGACAAGATCAGGGAACGCGACTGCAAAACATCACAG GTTCCAGTGAAGCATGTGTATCGTGTGCTGCAGTGCCAGGAGGAGGAGCTGACACAAATGGTGTCTACCATGTCTGACGGATGGAAGTTTGAACAG CTTGTCAGTATAGGTTACGGGCGGGCccaccagtcagagtttctgCTGATTGTGTCAAGGGAGGTGAAGGGAGAGGAGTCTGCTTTGCCAAACAGCGGAGAG CTGGTCAGCATTGGCTCTTCTTACAACTACGGAAATGAAGACCAAGCAGAGTTCCTGTGTGTGGTCTCCAAGGAGCTGCACAATCAATCATATGGGACCAACAGTGAGCCCAGTGAGAAGGCGAag ATTCTTCAGGAACGGGGCTCCCGGATGTGA
- the ube2ib gene encoding SUMO-conjugating enzyme UBC9-A has protein sequence MSGIALSRLAQERKAWRKDHPFGFVAVPTKNPDGTMNLMNWECAIPGKKGTPWEGGLFKLRMLFKDDYPSSPPKCKFEPPLFHPNVYPSGTVCLSILEEDKDWRPAITIKQILLGIQELLNEPNIQDPAQAEAYTIYCQNRVEYEKRVRAQAKKFSPS, from the exons ATGTCAGGCATTGCATTAAGCCGGCTCGCTCAGGAGCGCAAGGCATGGCGAAAGGACCATCCTTTT GGATTTGTAGCTGTACCTACAAAAAATCCAGATGGAACAATGAATCTCATGAATTGGGAGTGCGCAATTCCTGGCAAGAAAGGG ACTCCATGGGAAGGAGGTCTTTTCAAACTGCGCATGTTGTTCAAAGATGACTATCCTTCTTCACCCCCAAAAT gtAAATTTGAGCCTCCACTCTTCCATCCAAATGTGTATCCATCAGGCACAGTATGCCTATCTATTCTAGAGGAGGACAAGGACTGGAGACCGGCCATCACAATAAAGCAG ATCTTATTAGGTATCCAGGAACTCCTAAATGAGCCAAATATCCAGGATCCAGCCCAAGCAGAGGCATACACAATCTACTG ccaaAACAGAGTAGAATATGAAAAAAGAGTTCGAGCACAAGCCAAAAAATTCTCCCCCTCGTAA
- the LOC121632256 gene encoding interleukin-21 receptor has translation MDLCPLLRLKVLLLTVFLFKSTTVTWLQADSITGVDGNLHCFNDYLYTVNCSLKITPENNSACNNSYRLTFTETQDQKTFECVLTNTKDGYFCSIITLAVTTEDDYYSETFTDSNVYEISLCHHKVNGSDFCELLDEKYYPEKHIKPNMPCCLTVRHNSSQHHFTWKSTYEEYSSSTLLTDNLQFQLIFYKTGNKHEGVIHINTDIGEYSVNDEKFVPDTDYAARVRSSPNMVHYTGQWSDWSSEVLWKTEPAVEGLSTNTSTVELRMVFIALCMMAILVLLLCFASVKKWRQGTFIPTPAPYFHTLYTDCKGDFKSWVITQENTADMLKAEETLQIDTLIKGVEIQEDECPPIFQQHLMEGSAYNNIPTQMRDSDLLSMPYTDDSIGQEHSVQTLPVFIQSGSPAEDSGCWLCSDTSLEKEPPWYCNEYCTLSCFQQSGSDHPKCLNPEPCPARIISVDAFGEA, from the exons ATGGATCTCTGTCCTCTCCTGAGGCTGAAGGTGCTGCTGCtgactgtgtttctgttcaaATCTACCACCGTCACGTGGCTGCAAGCGGATTCCATCACAG GAGTCGATGGCAATCttcattgttttaatgattaCCTGTACACCGTCAACTGCTCACTGAAAATTACACCAGAAAACAACTCAGCATGCAACAACTCCTACCGGCTcacatttacagaaacacagGACCA GAAGACGTTTGAGTGTGTGTTGACCAACACCAAAGATGGTTATTTCTGCTCCATCATAACATTGGCTGTGACGACTGAAGATGACTATTACTCAGAAACATTTACAGATTCAAATGTCTATGAAATCTCGCTTTGTCACCACAAAGTTAATGGGTCTGACTTCTGTGAGCTGTTGGATGAGAAATATTATCCAGAAAAACACA TCAAACCAAACATGCCATGCTGCCTCACAGTTAGGCACAACTCAAGCCAACACCACTTCACTTGGAAAAGCACCTATGAGGAATACAGCTCTTCCACCCTACTGACAGATAATCTGCAGTTTCAGCTGATCTTCTACAAAACGGGAAACAAACATGAG GGAGTAATACATATTAACACAGACATTGGAGAATATTCTGTGAATGATGAGAAATTTGTGCCAGACACTGATTACGCTGCCAGAGTTCGGTCCAGTCCTAACATGGTTCATTACACGGGGCAGTGGAGTGACTGGTCCTCTGAGGTTCTCTGGAAAACGGAGCCAGCAGTGGAAG GTTTATCAACAAATACGTCCACTGTTGAACTGCGTATGGTGTTTATAGCTTTATGCATGATGGCGATACTCGTCTTActtttgtgctttgcatctgtgaaaAA gtggAGGCAGGGCACCTTTATCCCAACTCCAGCTCCCTATTTTCATACCTTGTACACTGACTGCAAGGGAGATTTCAAG AGCTGGGTCATTAcacaagaaaacacagcagacatgcTGAAGGCAGAGGAGACGCTCCAAATCGACACTCTGATCAAAGGTGTCGAGATCCAGGAAGATGAGTGTCCACCCATCTTTCAACAGCATTTAATGGAGGGCAGTGCATATAACAACATACCGACCCAAATGCGTGATTCTGATCTCCTGAGCATGCCGTACACGGACGACAGCATTGGTCAGGAGCATTCAGTACAAACTCTGCCGGTGTTCATCCAGTCAGGCAGCCCTGCCGAAGACTCAGGCTGCTGGCTCTGCAGCGACACATCCCTGGAGAAGGAGCCTCCGTGGTACTGCAATGAGTACTGCACCTTGAGCTGCTTCCAACAGTCTGGCTCTGACCATCCTAAGTGCCTAAATCCTGAGCCCTGTCCAGCAAGGATTATCAGTGTGGATGCCTTTGGGGAAGCATGA